The nucleotide sequence GCCTTTTTTGATGCACGGCCATCGCCTAGTGAACTCGTGCACCGCTTCCGGCCCCTCACCATGGACGCGCCCGTCGTCATGACCTGCGGCCTTCACCATGGCCGCACACGACAAGGACCTGGCACCGGAATGCCTCCGACCAGCAGCGCTGCGAGGAGCGATGAGGTACAAAGGAGGAGGGTACCATCGTCGGCGCTAGGCTGAGCCACGGGAGATGACATGGCCTCCTCCTGCCATGGACGGACCCATGCCTATTCAAATGTTGCAACCGTCACATAAAACAACTCTAATAGTTGTTAAAAAAAGCTTCAATCGGACTGCCCAACAAGGAAAAGCTACAACCATTTGACACAAAAGCTTCAATCATAGATAGAGAAAAGCTTCAACCACGGCACCACGCAAGCGGAAAAGAATTGCAACCATTTTGACAAAAAAGCTTCAACCACGATACGAGTGTTGCAACCATTGACAAAAAAGGTTTAAGTGTATAGAGAAAAAGGCTTCAACCATAAACAGGGGAAGCTTCAACCAGCCAAATCAAAATAAAAAAGTTGCAACCCTTGTGAAAAAAGCTTCAGTCCTAGGTGAAAAAAAGCTTCAATTGGTACGATGGAAAGCTTCAATCTGcgagaaaagcttcaaccggcatAAAAAAAGCTTCAGTCGATGAgataaaaagcttcaacctgactcACCAATGGCGGCGAGCGGCGACATTGAGAGCTGCGTCGGTGACACGACAATGCAACAACGATGGCAGCTGCTAGGTGCTGCAATGACAGAGGGTGCCGGTGTGAGGGGAGAGGGCTTCCTGCTGGACCGGGGGGGCGAGTACGGATGctgcgacggcgacgaggacggcaaCCGACGGCAATGGGGGCGGAGAGCGCATCCAACGACGTGGGATTGCGGGAGGAAGGAGGTCCAGGTGAGGGGGGTAGTCGCCGACGGTAGGAGCGGCCAAGGTAGGCgtgcgatgaagaagaagaagaagaagaagaagaagaagaagaagaagaagtcaacGCAGGGGGacgggttgttggggaacgtagtaatttaaaaaaaattcatacgcacacacaagatcatggtgatgcatagaaacgagagggaagagtatcgtccacgtaccctcgtagaccgaatgcggaagcattagcacaacgtggttgatgtagtcgtacatcttcacgatccgatcgatccaagtatcgaacgcacggcacctccgagttctgcacacgttcaactcgatgacgtcccctgAGCTCCAATCCAACAAAGCTTCAcaagagagtttcgtcagcacgacgacgtggtgacggtgatgatgatgctaccgacgcagggctttgcctaaacaccgctatgatataatcgaggtgtattatggtggaagggggcaccagaCACGGCTaggggatcaatgatcaacttgtgtgtctagaggtgcccctgcccccgtatataaaggagcaaggggtggaggccggtctgccctctatggcgcgccaggaggaggagtcctcctagtaggagtaggactcccctctttcctactcctactaggagggggaaaggaagggagggagggagaaggaaagggggcgcccccccccctctcctagtccaattcggaccagaggggaggggcgtgcggcctacCCTAGGccagccccccctctctctccactaaggcccataaggcccattatttcgcccggggggttcctgtaaccctccggcactccggttttatccaaaatcacccggaacacttccaatgtccgaatatattcgtccaatatatcgatctttacgtctcgaccatttcgagactcctcgtcatgtccatgataatatccggaactccgaactaccttcggtacatcaaaacacaaaaactcataatacgatcgtcactgaactttaagcgtgcggaccctacgggttcgagaactatgtagacatgaccgagacacgtctctggtcaataaccaatagcggaatctggatgctcatattgtctcccacatattctacgaagatctttatcggtcaaaccgcataacaacatacgttgttccctttatcatcggtacattatttgcccaagattcgatcggcgatatctcaatacctagttcaatatcgttaccggcaagtctctttactcgttccataatacatcattccgcaactaacgcattagttataatgcttgcaaggcttatagtgatgtgcattaccgaatgggcccagagatacctttccgacaatggGAGTGACATGAGTACAAGGTGTCCGCGTGTATTAGGTGGTAGTGACATGAGTACATAATTTGCATGGGTGAATAAATACACCTTTTGTTAAAAGTATGTTCTTCCTGCATAGCTACATATATATAACCCAACAAAAACGCCTAACCTTTTATCAATACGAAAACAACATATTCACATGCATATGAGCAACGCTACGTTGTGAATAAACATTAGATACCGGCTAAAGCTCATACCATAAAATAAGAGAGAACCGTCAATTTAGAAACAACTAGCTAaatacccgtgcgttgcaatgggccAACTTTATGTATGTATTTCAACCAGAATTTTTCTGATTTGGTTGAGATTGAGATATGCTATGAGGAGAGAATCCATAGGCAAAGCTAAATACCCGTTGTTGTTTGCTTGCAAGTGATTTCTTTCCCAATAAACAAGGAGGTGAGGGTTTGTTTGAACAacgcgcgagggggggggggggggggggtatgtgtGGTTTGAAAAGAATATCAGTGAGAGGGGACATGTATGAAGCAATTGTTTGACATTCTTAGCTTTGTGAAAATGCAACACTCAATACTCTCGTGCCAATTCCTCATAATCATATCCAAAAGATTGTCTGCCAAGTAGTCTGCGGAACATATTTTGGAGAGTTTGTTTTACGAGACGCGGATTTTTGGCTTTGGGAGCATATGCTCtgtaaataaattttaaaaattctgattttttttagatGTTCATATTAGTGTGGCAAGTGCGCTTGACAAGTCTCATGCCATATGAGATAGCAGTGCTTTGTCGgtgaaaaaaaacaaaattaagtGTAACATTTGGCGTTCGATTTGTTTTTTTGCACAAGTCAAAATGCTTAACTTTTTCACTAACAAAATTGCATGTACCATTTGGGTGCGACAATGAACATatctatttttttcaaaaaaaatcatttgtAAAAATTCATTTTTAGCATGCAGGATCATGTACTCCCTAGAGCCAAATTGAATATCCGCCTTTTATGCTGGTATATATTGAATTTATGGTAACTTACCACATAGGGCATGTATCATATATAGTTTTTTTAGAAGATCTTTTCGATAGTTCTAAATTTAAACAAATCAAAGAATATCTAGAAGCAAATTTTCCaagtaaagttctccaaaatttccatGAAATTGCTTTGAATCAAAAGGGCATGGACTTGTGATCGAACATACTGTCGCCAGTATCACTAGGACAAGCGGAAATCAAGATCAAAATACTCGCAAAGCAGCAGGATCACCATCGACGTTCGCCATGATCTCCTCTTCGAGCCTCTTGGCGACGCCATGCGCGAGCTTCTCCAGGAAACCCACGAAGCCTTCCAGCGTCCACCCCTCGACGGGATCGGCCTCGAACGACCACCTGACCGCGCACCCGGCCGGGTCGGGCTCCACGCCGATGGTCGCCCGGTACCGGCCGAACCCCTTGTTGGTCTCCACCACCTCGTAGCTGTAGGACCGCCCCGCGGCGTCGACCTCGAGGAGCCGCTCCTTGGACCAGCCGACCGCCTCCCCCGGCGCCGCCATGTTCACCGGCCCCGCGCAGTACCGGACGCACCCGGGCCGGCCGTCGTCGCCCTCCAGCCTCCGGCACGTCTGCACCAGCGACACCCACTTGTCGAGGGAGCAGAAGTCTCCCAGCAGGGCCCACGCCTGGTCGGGCGTCGGCCCCGCCGCCGCGGCGCGCACGGTGCCGCGCCACTCGGGCGCCGCCGTTTCACTGTCCGGGCCGTGACCGTGAGGCGCCATGTGCCGGCGCCTGGGCAGCTAGATCGCGGGTGTCGCCGTCAGGTGCGTGATTCGTGCAAGTGCAACGTCGGGATCGTGGTGAATATGATGAGGAACTGAGGGTCACGACTCGTGAGGGAGAGGAGGGGGCGTCTAGCTCACCAGCCGTGTAGTAGATACACAACGTGACCCGCGAGAGGATTAGTTGGCAGGTCGTACGTCCAACCGCATGCGTGTCCAGTGGCGGACTGGTGGAAACTGCTGGGTGCCTCCTACCAGCTTAGCTAGATGCGCGCGCTGCTTGCATTGCATGGCTTGTGAACCATAAAATAAAGTGCATGTGTATTGTCAACATATTCTCTCTAGCTGGCACGAATGGACATGAGTCCACGGGAGAAGCTTGTCACTTTGTGTTGTAGGGCCTCTTAGAAGTGGGGTTACGTGGCTGGGCTACTTAAATTTTGCCAGCTTTTGATGTGGCACCAGATGTATACGGTTTGTATATATGCTCATGCATGTCGAATACCCGCTTCCAAAAGCAAAGGCGCATACTAGCTCACATGTTCTGTCACGGGAGAAGATGATGCGTTGCTCTTTCCGCCTCTTTTGATCGTGCCAGTTCAGCACCGGGTACTAATGTGCTGATGTGATGTCCAATGCGTAAACATTACAATTTTGTAAGTGACTGGTCAGTGCACCTTTTATCCAGGCTGCCACCTCCAGAAAATGATTCAATTGTTGGGCTAACCCCTCCACATGGAGTGAGCTGGCAGCACAATAATCTCAGCTCCATCTAATGGATGGGATATCTCCTTGAGAATTACAGTAATACTCTTTTCTTTTCGGTTTAGAGGGCTTATCTTAATTTTTCCGTTTTTCCAATTTAAAGGGCGCATCTCCATCATCTATTGAGATTCCGAGGcacattaaatctttgcatgcaagacTTAAAAAGAAACTCACAAATGCATGTAATGTTTCTAGTCATTTAGTGGCTTAATGCATTACTTTAATatgggtagttttgtaaagtacgagatacatttctCCACTCATCATCTGCCTTGAATGATGAAATTTCAGATTTgggccctgtaaaccggaaaggagaggGAGTAATAGGAAAAGAAGACCCCCGACAACCTTTATCATGGTTGAGGGGATGCCACTATGAGAGGAGAGAACACCATAAAGCACTACAACCGACAAAAAAAGGTGGAGAGATGAGTTCGGATAGGCAGTGAAACAGTGTGGAACATTCAAAATTTTGTGAGGAGCCCGTAGAATTGCTTGGCTATAAAAAAACAATCATATATGAGAGTTGCATGTAATTCATTAAGAAGAAAGAGAGTACACCACCCAAGATGACACGGCCCATACATCACCAAAAATGCCGCAACCTGTCAACACTCTCTTGCATCGCCAAAGATGGTGTGGCCTAAACAACACGACGACCCAAGACAATCTGCACTTGAGCAAAGTACAGCACAATACATGAAAAGTGAGAAACCTCCACTGCAAGGGCTTAAACATTAGCCAGTCACAACATGACCCAAAAATGATGTCGGTTGTGACCGAAGCACACGCATCACAAGGACAAAACCGCCTCCAGTCTAAAGCAACActatttatgttggggaacgtagtaatttcaaaaaattcctacgcacacgcaagatcatggtgatgcatagcaacgagagggaagagtatcttccacgtaccctcgtagaccgtagcggaagcgttatgagaacgcggttgatgtagtcgaacgtcttcacgatccgaccgatccaagtaccgaacgcacggcacctccgagttcagcacacgtttagctcgatgacgtcccacgaactccgatccagtagagcttcacgggagagttccgtcagcacgacggcgtgttgacggtgatgatgttgctaccgacgcagggtttcgcctaagcactgctacgatatgatcgaggtggattatgatggaggggggcaccgcacacggctaagggatcaatgatcaacttgtgtgtctatggggtgcccccttgcccccatatataaaggaacaaggaggaggggaacgtagtaatttcaaaaaaattcctacgtacacgcaagatcatggtgatgcatagcaacgagaggggagagtgttgtctatgtaccctcgtagaccagaatCGGAAGTGttggcacaacgcggttgatgtagtcgtacgtcttcacggcccgaccgatcaagcaccgaaactacgacacctccgtgttctagcacacgttcagctcgatgacgatccccggactccgatccagcaaagtgtcggggaagagttccgtcagcacgacggcgtggtgacgatcttgatgttctaccatcgtagggcttcgcctaagcaccgctacaatattatcgaggattatggtggaggggggcaccgcacacggctaagagaacgatcacgaagatcaacttgttgtctctagaggtgcccccctgcccctgtatataaaggagcaagggggagaggccggccggcccttggggcgcgccaaggaggggggagtcctcctcctagtaggagtaggactcccctttcctagtccaactaggaagagagaagggtgaaggaaagagagggagagggaaagggaaagaggggccgcgcccccctcccctagtccaattcggactccccatgggagggggcgcgccacctcctgggctgcttccctctctctcctctcaggcccactaaggcccaatactttagcggggggttccggtaacccttccggcactccggttttctccgaaatcacccgaaacacttccggtgtccgaatatagccgtccaatatatcgatctttatgtctcgaccatttcgagactcctcgtcatgtccgtgatcatatccgggactccgaacaaccttcggtacatcaaaatatataaactcataatgaaactgtaatcgtaacgttaagcatgcggaccctacgggttcgagaacaatgtagacatgatcgagacacgtctccggtcaataaccaatagcggaacctggatgctcatattggctcctacatattctacgaagatcttttatcggtcagaccgcataacaacatacattgttccctttgtcatcggtatgttatgaaggaaatatgccctagaggcaataataaagttattatttatttccttatatcatgataaaagtttattattcatgctagaattgtattaaccggaaacataatacatgtgtgaatacatagacaaacagagtgtcactagtatgcctctacttgactagctcgttaatcaaagatggttatgtttcctaaccatggacaaagagttgttatttgattaacgggatcacatcattagttgaatgatctgattgacatgacccattccattagcttagcacccgatcgtttagtatgttgctattgctttcttcatgacttatacatgttactatgactatgagattatgcaactcccgtttgccagaggaacactttgtgtgctaccaaacgtcacaacgtaactgggtgattataaaggagctctacaggtgtctccaaaggtacatgttgggttggcgtatttcgagattaggatttgtcactccgattgtcggagaggtatctctgggccctctcggtaatgcacatcacttaatccttgcaagcattgcaactaatgagttagttgcaggatgatgtattacggaacgagtaaagagacttgccggtaacgagattgaactaggtattgagataccgacgatcgaatctcgggcaagtaacataccgatgacaaagggaacaacgtatgttgttatgcggtctgaccgataaaagatcttcgtagaatatgtaggagccaatatgagcatccaggttccgctattggttattgaccggagacgtgtctcggtcatgtctacattgttctcgaacccgtagggtccgcacgcttaaggttacgatgaccgttatattatgagtttatgcattttgatgtaccaaaggttgttcggagtcccggatgtgatcacggacatgacgagaagtctcgaaatggtcgagacataaagattgatatattggaagcctatgtttggatatcggaagtgttccgggtgaaatcgggattttaccagagtaccaggaggttaccggaaccctccgggaggtatatgggccttagtgggccttagtggaagagaggagaggtggccagagatgggccgcgcgcccctccccccttggtccgaataggacaaggagagggggccggcccccttcctcctctctctcctcttttcccccctccgcgaatcctattccaactaggaaagggggggagtcctactcccggagggagtaggactcctcccggcgcgccctatgatggccggccggccccctcccttgagcctttatatacggaggcaggggcaccccctagagacacaagttgatccacgtgatcatattcttagccgtgtgcggtgcccccttccaccatagtcctcgataatattgtagcggtgcttaggcgaagccctgcaatagtagtacatcaagatcgtcaccacgccgtcgtgctggcggaactcttccccgacactttgctggatcggagtccggggatcgtcatcgagctgaacgtgtgctagaactcggaggtgtcgtagtctcggtgcttgatcggtcgggccgtgaagacgtacgactacatcaaccaagttaacgcttccgttgtcgatctacaagggtacgtagatcacactctccccctcttgttgctatacatcaccatgatcttgcgtgtgcgtaggaaattttttgaaattactacgaaacccatcatgttacttgcccgagattcgatcgtcggtatctcaatacctagttcaatctcgttaccggcaagtctctttactcgttccgtaatacatcatcctgcaactaacaaattagttacaatgcttgcaaggcttaagtgatgtgcccagagatacctctccgacaatcggagtgacaaatcataatctcgaaatacgccaacccaacaagtaccttcggagacacctatagaccacctttataatcacccagttatgttgtgatgtttggtggcacacaaagtgttcctccggtaaacgggagttgcataatctcatagtcataggaacatgtataagtcatgaagaaagcaatagcaacaaactaaacgatcaagtgatatgctaacggaatgggtcaagtcaatcacatcattctcctaatgatgtgatcccgttaatcaaatgacaactcatgtctatagttaggaaacataaccatctttgatcaacgagctagtcaagtagaggcagactagtgacactctgtttgtctatgtattcacacatgtattatgtttccggttaatacaattctagcataaataataaacatttatcatgatataaggaaataaatattgcctctagggcatatttccttcagtctcccacttgcactagaatcaataatctagttcacatcgccatgtgatttaataccaatagttcagatcaccatgtgattacacccatagttcacatcgacatgtgaccaacacccaaagggtttactagagtcaataatctagttcacatcgctatgtgattaacacccaaagagtactgaggtgtgattatattttgcttgtgagagaagtttagtcaacgggtatgccacattcagatccgtaagtattttgcaaatttctatgtcaacaatgctccgcacagagctactctagctaattgctcccactttcaatatgtatccagattgagttcaaagtcatctagatcagtgtcaaaatttgcatcgatgtaaccctttacgacgaaccttttgtcacttccataatcgagaaacatatccttattccactaaggataattttgaccaatgtccagtgatctactcctagatcactattgtactcctttgccaaactcagggcagggtatacaataggtctggtacacaacatggcatactttatagaacctatggctgaggcatagggaatgactttcattctctctctatcttctgccatggtcgggttttttgagtcttactcaacttcacaccttgtaacacaggcaagaactcattctttgactgtttcattttgaactatttcaaaatcttgtcaaggtatgtactcattgaaaaacttatcaagcgtcttgatctatctctatagatcttgatgctcaatatgtaaccagcttcaccgaggtctttctttgaaaaaactcctttcaaacattcctttatgctttgtagaataattctacatcatttccgatcaacaatatgtcatgcatatacttatcaaaaatgttgtagtgctcccattcactttcttgtaaatacaggcttcaccgcaagtctgtataaaactatatgctttgatcaacttatcaaagcgtatattccaactccgagatgcttgcaccagtccatagatggatcgct is from Triticum aestivum cultivar Chinese Spring chromosome 3A, IWGSC CS RefSeq v2.1, whole genome shotgun sequence and encodes:
- the LOC123058553 gene encoding lachrymatory-factor synthase-like encodes the protein MAPHGHGPDSETAAPEWRGTVRAAAAGPTPDQAWALLGDFCSLDKWVSLVQTCRRLEGDDGRPGCVRYCAGPVNMAAPGEAVGWSKERLLEVDAAGRSYSYEVVETNKGFGRYRATIGVEPDPAGCAVRWSFEADPVEGWTLEGFVGFLEKLAHGVAKRLEEEIMANVDGDPAALRVF